A window of Gossypium hirsutum isolate 1008001.06 chromosome D13, Gossypium_hirsutum_v2.1, whole genome shotgun sequence genomic DNA:
CTAATAATCAAGCCTAAAATTTTACTGGGGCCCGACCCAAATTCGACCCATGGACAACTCTACTTAATATTATGCttggtattattttttaaataaagaattaaattaaatcttttaaaagaaGTGTTATATTTTTAACCATAGAATAATGAATATCAaatctttttatcattttaaaagatatatttaGTTAACAAAGAAAATATCAACAAATGGGTCCATAGCTCAGTGGTAGAGCATTTGACTGCAGATCAAGAGGTCACCGGTTCGAACCCGGTTGGGCCCTCTTTTTTTCCAATTTATATGTGTATCTTTTATCGTGTAATTACATAATTTCTCTCTCGTTTACGCTAATCTCAGTCATTCGATCCcggaaagagaataaaaaaaactaaaaatataataaaactgcATTAATCCCATATAAAATTCTCAAACACTTGGAATTCAGAATTCATAGCAGAACAGGTAAATCCATCAATCACTGTAAACTTGGAACTTCATGACTAACCACATTGAAATATGTCTTACATAGTAGCTTCTACTTCAGGGTCTGTCTCAACCGGCACACTTGGTGAATTGTTTCCACCTCTCAAACGCGAGGATACATTGTCAATTGCAGAATTGAGTTGGCGGATTTTTGCATTCAGTGTCTGCCTCGTTTTCTGCTTTCATAAGCGAAGCTCAATTAATATAAGGATAGCAAACATATATATTATGGACCATGTCATAAAACGAGGTAGAACCCAATTACCTCTAGACCTCCATCATAGTAAATTGGTCGCTTTGCCTTCCGGAATCCATATTCATCTTCATTTAACAGGGATCTTCTAATCTAAATCATAAGAACAAATTAAGAATTCAGATCCAACCTGAATATCCAAAACGTCAAACCTATAGCAAAACGGCCACTCATTGCACGAAACAACAGCAATTAACATTTCATCATTTCCTGAAATATGCTGGGGGATGACGTTTACTATGACAAGACAAGAAGAAAGAAAGCATGAAACCAACCAGTAAAACAGGATACATCGTTTTAGCATTGTTACTGGCATAGCTTTCGAGTGCTAGACGGGcaaaaaatttttgtttttgcgaTTAAAGTAATGGTTTGACAACCAaaaccaaaaaaggaaaaatataagGCCTTTTGTGGTTTAAAACCAAAAAAGGTGATTGATTGGATACGGTAGAACATATGCAGGAAATCAAGTGAAGACGAATGCAAACACTAATCACCTGCGGTGCAAAAATATATCCCAGAGTTCCAAATAAAGCACCTCCTAAAAGAAAACCAGCAGCAAAATCGTTTCCTCCACCCTTAGTGCCATCACTGCATACCACCAGAGTGAATAGCAAAATGATGAGAATAGAGTAGTAGAAATATGCAGCGACATCACTATTGAGACAAAATCAACATAAGTAACTGCAAAATGCTACCTGGAGTAATCTAACATGGTACATCGTGGAACGCAGtaaaaagtatatttactttaaaaaatcaGCTCAGGAACATTTAACACAAACGGAATGTAATATACCATGGAGTTCAGATATGCTTTAAACCTTTTGAGTTTGTTCATTGAGAGGAGAAGTTCAGTGTCAAATTTACGACCTTTTTAACAGTCAAATAGAAGTTTATTAATTGAGAAATCATCCAATAAACAACTTAATAACCATTGGGTAATCTTATAAAAAAAACCATAGGATATAGTAAATAGATCAATGGAGTTTTTAGATTCCACAAGCAATGAGAAGCATACACAATCCCCTACGGTGTAGTAAAAAATAACAATGAaaggaaaataaaggaaatgGGAGATGTAGTAGTTTTTAAACCCCGCTTACAGAGTTAAAAAAACTCCCCCACTGCAAGGGTATCAATGGCAACCCCGTATATAGTTAGGCAGAAATGCTTCTATTGACGTCATTCTTCCAAATGTGTTCAGCAATGAGACAACACTAACTATATAAACAGGTAGTGATGACCTCAAGACTTTTGGTATTGGTATGAAGACTTCAGTTTTGATGTTAGGCaattaattttgagtttcaaaTATAATAATCTTGAAAGTGCATAACTTCTTTGGTAGAGCTGTCTGGCACCAAGGTGATTTAGTAAGACGGACTGACACAATAGTCATCTAATAACCCAGCATACAAGAAATCTAGTAAACATAAAACCAAACGCTTGGTATAGGTATGGCTGGAGTAACAACAACTAATAATCAGGCGTTCAGCTTACCACAGAGCAGCATACTCTTAATATGAAACATGAAAATTCATCCAAGCTTACATAACATGGATTGTTCCAGATTCACATACCGGTACTCTGCACAAACAGAAAACCGATGATTAGATGCCTTTGGTTTCCTCTGAACTGCCAAACTTGGTATTTTGCCAAAGGTGCTGGACTTAGCGAAACAAATTTCACTTGCCTGAAGATGAGAACCACCTATAAACCAGAGAGAAACAATGATAAAGTGAGCATAAAGAAAGAACTTGATAATCAATCATTTCATTGCTGTATGTCAGCATTAACAAGAAGCTATCCCAAGTTCCAAGAAGAATTTATATAGTGAAAACCAATGCAACATGAAATAGAAAAAATACTTCTAGATTCTTTCCCATTTTACATgtcttaatttcatttatggaaGTTAGAATATGACTGTTACTTTTCATAATTTACTGCATTTGAATCCTTAAATCTTccctcttttcctttttttctctttggGGCTTTTACACCAAACCTATGCTACTCTGAACGCAGGTGTGAATTTCGGTACGGATACGCATTCAACATGGACATGTTCATTTCATACTAAGTTCCATGTATTTTGAGAGTCCTTGGAGACCCATATTCCATACCCATGTTTTGGATATATGATATAAGTGTTAAACACGGGTAATGCGAGAAAAATGGGAAGTCTAAGCAACAGCACCAAACACCATACAAGTTTGATATCAATGAAAATATTCAgtaatttctaaaataaaaatggaagaaAAGATTTATATTCCTAAAATTTACGTCCACAGTCAACGAAACATACAGGATAAGACAGAAGAAATCAAGAAATAAACTTGACGCATATCTATTTCTAGTAATTTTCCTTCCTTAAAAGAATTTTAATCATCTAACATAGGAAGTGCTTATAATCTATTAGTTGAACTTTGGACATAGAAATCTCCAGTCTTATCCAACAGCATCATCTCAATTAACTTAGATCACTGACTTCCTTTCTGGTTGAAAAACATCACTTTACACACGAAAGCAAATATtcacatttttaataattatcttCATAAATGTAATGATGTATGATTTACTTTCATATACTTTTTTAATCAACTATCATTTACTTAAAACTGAAAATCGAggatataattcttttttttttcccttcagaAACAAAAATTCTAGAACATTAGTCATTTACGCTATCTAAATTCAAAAATCATGCTCCAAAAATCAGATAAAACATGTGCAGTTACAACgcatattgaaatattaaaataaagacgGAGCAGCAATcaaaaattgaaatgaataagtaaaaaaaaatagaaaagttgatTAAAAACGAAAAACCTGAGATGGCAACGGGAGCGATGCAGGAAGCCATGAGAGATCTAGTGAAAgaaagaaaccaaagagaaattaGTTGGACCTTTTTGGTTGTTTTTCAAGGAAAAATAGAGAAGCCAAAatgatattattatatatatatgtatgcaattagattttattttttctgtttaCGTATATGCCCCTTCTTCATTTaagatttatattttatcaaaCGATTTTTATATGTGATTTCCTTCAGGTGTTTTCGTTACGGTGTGGATGATAGCATCTTAATTCTTTGGGTTTGGACCGATTGTGCACTTTGAGCTCTAAGGTAAAAAATCTGCATACAATTGAGAGCCCTCAGATATCAAAATAGTTAAAAGATCAATTATATTAGATGGTTAGATTATTgacatttaattttttagtatgaagttttattttttttataaacatattaatgtattttttatttcttattgttttaagtttttttaattaatgttttgattatatttttaaatttttttaatttttaattaatgtattttttgtttttaatcatttttataagcatattattatttttctttcaattaatgatatttacaataattatttgattttataaataaaatatttaaaaataaaaataaacattaattaaaaagaaaaaagcttgaaacaatatgaaataaaaaatacattaatatgcttataaaaataatggAACCTCAAACTCAAGGATGTAAGCGCAATTATCTAATCATCAAACAAAAGgagttaatatattaaaaatattaattaaaaaattttaaaaaaaacttgaagcaacatgaaataaaaaatacaaatatgagtAGTAGAGGAATTGAATTTGGGATTCAATGATGTAATTACAACTATCTAACCATCTAACGAAAGaactaatatgttaaaaatattaattaaaaatttaaaaagcttaaagcaacatgaaataaaaaaaatataaatatgagtagAAGAGGAATTTAACTATAGACTCAAGAATGTAATTGCAATTATCTAACCATCTAATTAAAgaactaatatattaaaaattaattagaaattaaaaaagcttaaagtaacatgaaaaaaaatatatgagtAGGAGATGAATCTAACCTGAGACTCATGAATAAAAGcattaacatttaatcatcttATCAAAACTGAAAGTGCATCCAACTTGAAATGTTTTCTTGCCATATTTACTGAATGCAtccaactttttttaaaaattttgcaaaaaccGACTTAATTCGATAATTATGGTTGAAAATCAGCATTTTTGGATAATTCcgaaaaaaatttaagatttagtttcaattttgttatttaaaatttttaatttaaacatatgattgttttgatagtatttttcataaaaaattgttTACGCGAtggttttattaataataaaccATTAAGAACCATTTGGCTACCCAATGAGGGAGACCAACGGACAAACAAAAAGATGAGAAATAGACCCTTTTTACACACAGCAAAGGGGAAAACGAAAAGAAAAACCAGTCAGCTAAACCTTCAATCTTCCATGCCtgaatcaaaataaacaaatgataGAATTGGGTTTAGCAAAACAGCAGTGATGGTAGCAAAATCTAAGAGGTAATCACTAACTAAAAGCCATGCCATCAGCCTGGATCAGCCCACCGTCGACCTGCATCCACCAAATGACGGAACTCCTCAGGTATGTCTTCTACCTAGTAACAATCTGCGTGATACTGGATTCCTTTCTTAGCTAGCGAATGTGCCACTTAACTATGTTCTCTGAAAGTCTGTGAAAAAATGCAGCTTTCAAAAGAAGAGGATAAAAATCTAACATCGTGTAAGTAAGCACTAATACTAGATATATCATCAATATTTGCGTTGAGCCTTTTAACGACTGTTCTGGAGTAGCCTTCCAGGATTACACATCAGAACCCCATATCTCTGGCAAAATGCAAGGCTTGGAGACAAGCTAAAGCTTCAACTGCAAAAGAATCAGAAATGGCTCTGTTGAATCGAGTACAGGCTCCTAGAACGAATCCTTCCATATCTCTAACAACTACTCCTGTAGCAGAAACATGGGAAGCCGCCCTGAAAGGAAATAGGGCTGAGTTGGGGGCATCCACCCACCCAACGATGGGATTCGCCTAAGGTCACTTCCAATCCTCCGTTCATTCGACTCCCTGATATATGCTTAAACAAAAAGAGTAACATCTTGCACCGTTTGAACTTTGTTTTCATGCACAAGCAAATTTCTTGAATAGATAACGCCCAAAGCGTGATAGCGTACTCGACACTTGTCTTCACCAAAATTTCTGAATGAACCAAACATCCGATTAGGAAAATCATTACTGTTATCTGAATTTGACCAGGAGAAACCAAGAGACGACTAAACAGCCGAGGCAAACTCACATTCCTTCCCAACATGGCTACTGTCTTCAACCCCCGTGGAACAACGGGGACAAGAAGTAAGAATGAGTTTACAAACAATGGTCGGATTTTGAATTTTATACCAATAAACTTGAAACATACTTGGCCCTAAAATATACACCTAAATAAGCCATTTCTATCATTGTAAATTTGGAATAGAggaattggtaaaatttttaattagtgcCTTAAAgtcttttagaattttaaaaattcttattaaacctttaaaattttaaaacttttaattaaatctctaatatttttggaatttttttaaacccataaacatttttgaaaattttaattaaccctCTAAATTTAATGCTAACATCCGTGACTAATTTTACCACTTCAACTATGGTTATGTCGAAAATACGCCTTAATATAAATACACCTTTCACATTAAATAGAACCTTATATGGATACAAATCAAAAAATGAGAGTTTGAacacatattatttttataaaggtataataaaatattagaaaaaacacatttttttataaaattattgatagaataaaataatacatCTTCAATGTATCAAATACTGATCttctaaaattttcttctaatatcatcaaagaaaaaagagagaaagacaACTCTTAAAATTTGGGGAAAACgttttgaaaatttggaaaattttttttaaattgtttactttaaattaaagtattagaTAA
This region includes:
- the LOC121225138 gene encoding uncharacterized protein, translating into MASCIAPVAISGGSHLQASEICFAKSSTFGKIPSLAVQRKPKASNHRFSVCAEYRDGTKGGGNDFAAGFLLGGALFGTLGYIFAPQIRRSLLNEDEYGFRKAKRPIYYDGGLEKTRQTLNAKIRQLNSAIDNVSSRLRGGNNSPSVPVETDPEVEATM